A segment of the Cytobacillus luteolus genome:
AAGGCAGTGGAAGACGACTTCCTCGGAACAGATGAAGCAAGTCTAGTTGAGAGGTTGGACCATGAGGTTATTATTGTAGAAAGCGACTATCAAAATATAAAACTAACCACTCCTGAAGATCTCGTTTTTGCAGAAGCAATTCTACAAAAGTGGAAAGGCATTTAGGGTAAAAGGGGGATACACAAGTGATTCGAATAGGGCAAGGTTTTGACGTACATCAGCTTGTAGAGGGGAGACCACTTATTATGGGGGGAATAGAAATCCCATATGAAAAGGGCCTCTTAGGACATTCAGACGCAGATGTTTTATTACATACCATTGCAGATGCTTGTTTAGGAGCAATTGCCGCAGGAGACATTGGAAAGCACTTTCCTGACACAGATCCAAACTTTAAGGATGCAGACTCTGCAGTATTATTACAGCATGTTTGGAAACTTGTTAAAGCAGAAGGCTATACACTCGGAAACATAGACTGTACAATAATTGCACAAAAGCCAAAAATGGCACCACACATCGAACAAATGAGAGAAAGAATTGCCGAACTATTAGAATCAACCATCTCTCAAGTAAACGTAAAAGCAACCACCACAGAAAAACTAGGCTTCACCGGTAGAGCAGAAGGTATTGCTGCTCAGGCTACTGTGTTACTTGTAAGTAAGGATTAAATTTAACATAAGAAAAAACGGAGGATGTACCATGACAAACGAAATCAGAGTAAGATATGCACCAAGTCCAACGGGTCATTTACATATAGGTAACGCACGAACAGCACTATTTAACTATCTTTTCGCTAGAAACCAAAACGGCAAATTTATAATCCGTATAGAAGATACAGACCAAAAACGAAACATTGCAGGTGGAGAAGAAAGCCAATTAAAATACCTAAAATGGCTAGGAATCAACTGGGACGAAAGTACAGATGTCGGCGGAGAGTTCGGGCCATACCGTCAATCAGAAAGAACAGACATTTATGCTAAGTATACTCAAGAGCTTTTAGAGAAAGGCTTAGCCTATAAATGCTACTGTACAGAAGAAGAAATTGAAAAAGAACGTGAAGAGCAAGTAGCAAAAGGAGAAATGCCTCGCTACTCAGGAAAGCATCGTAACCTAACGAGTGAAGAGCAAGCTGCATTTGAAAGCGAAGGGAAACTTCCTAGTATACGCTTCCGCGTTCCTGAAGGGAAAATCTATGCATTCAATGACATGGTTAAGGGTGAAATCTCCTTTGAATCAGATGGGATCGGTGATTTCGTCATTGTTAAAAAAGATGGAACACCAACCTACAACTATGCAGTTGCAGTTGATGATCACTTGATGCAAATTTCTCATGTTCTACGTGGAGAAGATCATATTTCAAATACACCAAAACAAATGATGATTTATGAAGCGATGGGCTGGGATACTCCTGTTTTTGGACATATGACGTTGATTGTGAATGAAAGCAGGAAAAAGCTAAGCAAACGTGACGAGTCCATTATTCAATTTATTGAACAATATGAAGAGCTTGGTTATATCCCAGAAGCCTTGTTTAATTTTATCGCTTTATTAGGCTGGTCACCTGGTGGGGAAGAAGAAATCTTTACAAAAGAGAAATTTATTGAAATCTTTGACTCAAACCGTCTTTCAAAATCACCGGCTTTATTTGATACACAAAAACTTACATGGATGAATAATCAATATGTGAAACAAATTGATATCGAACGCTTAGTTGACTTATCTCTACCTCACTTGATTAAAGCAGGTCGATTGAACACAAACTTAAGTGAACAGGAAATGGATTGGGCAAAAGAGTTAATAGCATTATTCCAAGAGAAGATGAGTTTTGGAGCTCAAATCGTTGAATTAACAGAACTATTCTTTACTGAGGATGTTTCCTTTGAAGAAGAGGCCATAGAAGTATTAAAAGAAGAGCAAGTCCCTGCCGTTCTTACTGCCTTTTTAGATGAAGTAAAAGCCCTATCTACGTTTGGAGCAGAAGAAATAAAAGCAGCGATGAAAAATGTGCAAAAAGCGACTGGATTTAAGGGAAAGCAACTGTTTATGCCAATAAGGGTTGCAACAACAGGACAGACACATGGCCCTGATTTACCAAAAGCAATTCACTTACTAGGTAAGGACAAAATAATTGCAAGACTATCAAAACAAATTAGTTAACAATTACAGTATTTTGTAATATAGTAAGAGTACATCTTTAAAATGCAATACGCAAAAGTGTTGATGAGGAGAGTAAAAAAGCATTTTCTTTTCAGAGAGAACCATCACCGGCTGAAAGTGGTTTACGTAAGATGTTTTTTGAAATGCACCTCTGAGCCTCTTATCAAAAGCTCGGCAATGTATGCACGAAGTCAGTAGATAAGAGCGGATACCATCCGTTATTTGGTTAGAGTTGAGGCAATCGCATTTGTTGCCTAAACAGAGTGGAACCGCGCCTACAAAGCGTCTCTGTGTTTATTTAACACAGAGACGCTTTTTTATTTTGGAAGAGAGAGAATGTGAACGGAGGGACAATAATGTTCAAAGCAT
Coding sequences within it:
- the ispF gene encoding 2-C-methyl-D-erythritol 2,4-cyclodiphosphate synthase, giving the protein MIRIGQGFDVHQLVEGRPLIMGGIEIPYEKGLLGHSDADVLLHTIADACLGAIAAGDIGKHFPDTDPNFKDADSAVLLQHVWKLVKAEGYTLGNIDCTIIAQKPKMAPHIEQMRERIAELLESTISQVNVKATTTEKLGFTGRAEGIAAQATVLLVSKD
- the gltX gene encoding glutamate--tRNA ligase; protein product: MTNEIRVRYAPSPTGHLHIGNARTALFNYLFARNQNGKFIIRIEDTDQKRNIAGGEESQLKYLKWLGINWDESTDVGGEFGPYRQSERTDIYAKYTQELLEKGLAYKCYCTEEEIEKEREEQVAKGEMPRYSGKHRNLTSEEQAAFESEGKLPSIRFRVPEGKIYAFNDMVKGEISFESDGIGDFVIVKKDGTPTYNYAVAVDDHLMQISHVLRGEDHISNTPKQMMIYEAMGWDTPVFGHMTLIVNESRKKLSKRDESIIQFIEQYEELGYIPEALFNFIALLGWSPGGEEEIFTKEKFIEIFDSNRLSKSPALFDTQKLTWMNNQYVKQIDIERLVDLSLPHLIKAGRLNTNLSEQEMDWAKELIALFQEKMSFGAQIVELTELFFTEDVSFEEEAIEVLKEEQVPAVLTAFLDEVKALSTFGAEEIKAAMKNVQKATGFKGKQLFMPIRVATTGQTHGPDLPKAIHLLGKDKIIARLSKQIS